Proteins co-encoded in one Flavobacteriaceae bacterium MAR_2009_75 genomic window:
- a CDS encoding imidazolonepropionase-like amidohydrolase, with the protein MKSFKNVCILFFFIIVIPNCEAQANDSKATAFTNITLIDVEKSKSLENMTIIISNDKIKSVFSSNSQQIPTNVEIIDMTGHYIIPGLIDGHVHLFANQNRNADLKKLLFSGVTSLRDMGGDARIYQKLNKNIANGTMLSPNIYYSATFFGPEFLEDPRTKFANKGINPGEAPWMRVVKDDTNLREVISEAREIGVTGIKAYASISPDLLKKISEEAHNQGLKVWSHSATFPSKPSDAVKANVDAISHGVGMITEKAETVPNSFNDAIRNFIPIQDFENANALSNVYVDLLQSMKSNGTIFEPTISAWKRVQTENKDAEKNEQKMNPKSNMAQARTKMNIPAMNKWVNNITKAAYINGVTISAGTDFTRAIKWVQDEIRFLVESGLTEIDAIRAATLNNAMVIGIDKTHGSISIGKQADLVILTKNPLENIENIRSVKIVYKDGKRYSAE; encoded by the coding sequence ATGAAAAGCTTTAAAAATGTTTGCATACTATTTTTCTTCATTATTGTTATACCAAACTGCGAAGCTCAGGCAAACGATTCCAAAGCAACTGCATTTACCAATATTACATTGATCGATGTGGAAAAATCCAAGTCATTAGAGAATATGACAATCATTATTAGTAATGACAAAATAAAATCTGTTTTCTCGAGCAATTCACAGCAAATTCCAACGAATGTTGAAATTATTGATATGACGGGTCATTATATTATTCCGGGTCTAATCGATGGGCATGTTCATCTTTTTGCCAATCAAAATAGAAATGCTGATTTAAAAAAACTTTTATTTTCTGGGGTTACCTCTTTAAGGGATATGGGTGGCGACGCCAGAATATATCAAAAGCTTAATAAAAATATAGCAAACGGAACAATGCTATCTCCCAATATATATTATTCCGCGACGTTCTTTGGTCCGGAATTTCTAGAAGACCCTCGTACAAAGTTTGCAAACAAGGGAATTAACCCAGGAGAAGCTCCATGGATGAGGGTTGTAAAGGATGATACTAACCTGAGGGAGGTAATTTCCGAAGCAAGGGAAATCGGAGTAACTGGAATTAAGGCCTATGCTTCAATTTCACCCGATTTACTTAAAAAGATTTCGGAAGAAGCTCATAATCAAGGATTGAAAGTTTGGAGCCACTCAGCTACTTTTCCAAGTAAACCAAGTGACGCAGTAAAGGCAAATGTGGATGCTATATCACATGGTGTTGGAATGATAACGGAAAAGGCTGAAACAGTTCCTAATTCATTTAATGATGCGATACGTAATTTTATACCAATTCAAGATTTTGAAAATGCTAACGCCTTATCTAATGTATATGTTGATTTACTCCAATCAATGAAATCGAATGGAACTATATTCGAACCAACAATCTCAGCTTGGAAAAGAGTTCAAACTGAAAATAAGGATGCTGAAAAGAATGAGCAAAAAATGAACCCAAAGAGTAATATGGCACAAGCGAGGACTAAAATGAACATTCCCGCTATGAATAAATGGGTTAATAACATAACAAAGGCTGCCTATATTAATGGGGTTACCATTTCAGCCGGAACCGATTTTACGCGGGCAATAAAGTGGGTTCAAGATGAGATTCGGTTTCTTGTTGAATCTGGTCTTACTGAAATTGATGCCATCAGAGCAGCAACTTTGAATAATGCCATGGTAATCGGAATTGATAAAACTCATGGTTCAATTTCAATTGGCAAGCAAGCTGATTTAGTTATTTTAACCAAAAACCCATTAGAAAATATTGAAAATATAAGAAGTGTAAAAATAGTTTATAAAGATGGGAAACGGTATTCAGCAGAATAG
- a CDS encoding toxin ParE1/3/4: MAEYKLTNKAVEDLSKIWNYTFEVWSEKQADKYFDNLISNCQEIAENPDLGKNYDGISNHLLGLKTNRHIIFYRTLEKNYIEITRILHERMDLKKRISE, encoded by the coding sequence ATGGCTGAATACAAACTGACCAATAAAGCTGTCGAGGATTTGTCTAAAATTTGGAATTATACATTTGAAGTTTGGTCGGAAAAACAAGCTGACAAATATTTCGATAATCTTATTTCTAACTGCCAAGAGATAGCCGAAAATCCTGATTTAGGAAAAAACTATGACGGAATATCAAATCATCTTCTCGGATTGAAAACAAATCGACATATAATTTTCTACAGAACATTGGAAAAAAATTATATCGAAATAACGAGAATATTACACGAAAGAATGGATTTAAAGAAAAGAATATCCGAATAA
- a CDS encoding antitoxin ParD1/3/4, translating into MNKNTSISLGNYFDQFVQSRISEGRFKNVSEVIRAGLRLLEEEENKVIALKTAIQEGIDSGIAHDFDPKKHLESLKAKKHLNG; encoded by the coding sequence ATGAACAAAAACACATCAATATCGCTCGGAAATTATTTTGACCAATTCGTTCAAAGCCGAATAAGTGAAGGACGATTTAAAAACGTAAGTGAGGTTATTCGCGCTGGATTAAGACTTTTAGAAGAAGAAGAAAATAAAGTAATTGCTCTGAAAACAGCAATACAAGAAGGAATTGATAGCGGAATAGCACACGACTTTGACCCAAAAAAACATCTTGAATCTTTAAAGGCGAAAAAGCACTTGAATGGCTGA
- a CDS encoding FtsP/CotA-like multicopper oxidase with cupredoxin domain yields the protein MKNNRFIIIILLLFISSKISAQNTVKYELIVTDTVVNYSGKEKRAIAVNGQIPMPTLTFTEGDIAEIVVHNNLKESTSLHWHGLFLPNKEDGVPYLTQMPIEPNETFTYSFPIIQSGTHWYHSHSGLQEQIGMYGSLVLLKRKDDPTFRKGIDDLPAVPIILSEWTDIKPENVHRMLANANDWAGIKKGTTQSYSEAIKAGHFRTKLENEWKRMLAMDVSDVYYDKFLINGKNESQLSQFKAGDRVRLRVSNGGASSYFWLNYAGGKMTVVANDGNDVEPVEVDRLIIGVSETYDVVVTILNEDIAYEFLATPEDRTGSASIYLGNGKIQLKSRMPRLNYFEGMEMMNNMMNMDGTMDDMGMDMSYQKMDMNRVMYPEISGNPKRKMDDKMENDHKMDHSNHAMNAKQDMVTLNYGMLKAPQPTTLPKDAPVRELRFELTGNMNRYVWSMDNKVLSEVDKILIKKGENVRITLYNNSMMRHPMHLHGHDFRVLNGQGEYAPLMNVIDIMPMETDTIEFEANMDGDWFFHCHILYHMMAGMNRVFSYEDSKPNPYLPNKKWAYNKLQSESNKFHFMAENDFATNGNDGMVMLQNTRWSFGTEWRLGYHDEHGYETETHIGRYIGKNQWFMPFVGFDWRYREQNGEVEKNIFGQTNTKNQRAVLSLGAEYTLPLLVRLQGEVFTDGNVRFQLMREDIPISPRLRWAFMVNTDKEYMSGFKYIITRNLGISTHYDSDMGIGFGATLNY from the coding sequence ATGAAAAATAACAGATTTATTATTATCATTTTACTGTTGTTCATTTCAAGTAAAATTTCAGCTCAAAATACTGTAAAATATGAATTAATCGTAACCGATACGGTTGTAAATTATTCGGGAAAAGAAAAAAGAGCGATTGCGGTAAACGGACAAATACCAATGCCAACATTAACTTTTACAGAGGGCGATATTGCCGAAATTGTGGTGCACAATAACTTAAAGGAAAGTACTTCTTTACATTGGCACGGACTTTTTCTTCCCAACAAGGAAGATGGCGTTCCGTATTTAACCCAAATGCCGATTGAGCCCAACGAAACATTTACATATAGTTTTCCTATCATTCAAAGCGGAACACATTGGTATCACAGCCATAGCGGACTGCAAGAACAAATAGGAATGTATGGCTCGTTGGTTTTGTTAAAGAGAAAAGATGACCCAACTTTTAGAAAGGGAATTGACGATTTGCCAGCAGTACCAATAATTTTAAGTGAATGGACAGATATAAAACCTGAAAATGTACACCGAATGTTGGCAAACGCCAATGATTGGGCAGGTATCAAAAAAGGAACGACCCAAAGTTATTCAGAGGCAATAAAAGCAGGTCATTTTAGAACTAAATTAGAGAACGAGTGGAAACGAATGTTGGCGATGGACGTCAGCGATGTGTATTACGATAAATTTTTAATCAACGGTAAAAACGAAAGCCAATTGTCGCAATTTAAAGCTGGCGATAGAGTGCGTTTACGCGTTTCTAACGGTGGAGCATCGTCCTACTTTTGGTTAAATTATGCAGGTGGAAAAATGACCGTTGTTGCCAATGACGGTAACGATGTTGAACCTGTTGAAGTCGATAGATTGATTATTGGCGTTTCAGAAACGTATGACGTTGTGGTTACAATTCTGAACGAAGATATTGCTTATGAATTTTTGGCAACGCCAGAAGACCGTACAGGTTCTGCTTCAATTTATTTAGGAAATGGTAAAATTCAGCTAAAGAGCAGAATGCCAAGACTGAATTATTTTGAGGGAATGGAAATGATGAACAATATGATGAATATGGACGGAACCATGGATGATATGGGAATGGATATGTCGTATCAAAAAATGGATATGAACAGGGTTATGTATCCTGAAATTTCAGGCAATCCTAAAAGGAAAATGGATGATAAAATGGAAAACGACCACAAAATGGACCATTCCAATCATGCAATGAATGCCAAACAAGATATGGTAACCTTAAATTACGGAATGTTGAAAGCACCACAGCCAACAACATTGCCAAAAGATGCACCTGTTAGGGAATTGCGCTTTGAACTTACAGGAAATATGAACCGATACGTTTGGAGTATGGATAACAAAGTACTTTCCGAAGTAGATAAAATCCTCATTAAAAAAGGCGAAAATGTTCGCATTACGCTTTATAACAATTCGATGATGCGACATCCAATGCATCTTCACGGACACGATTTTAGGGTTTTGAACGGACAGGGCGAATATGCACCATTGATGAATGTAATTGACATTATGCCTATGGAAACAGACACCATTGAATTTGAAGCGAATATGGATGGTGATTGGTTTTTTCATTGCCATATTCTATATCATATGATGGCAGGAATGAATCGTGTGTTTTCCTATGAAGATTCTAAACCCAATCCGTATTTACCCAACAAAAAATGGGCTTACAACAAATTACAATCTGAAAGCAATAAGTTCCATTTTATGGCAGAAAATGACTTTGCGACCAACGGAAATGATGGAATGGTCATGTTGCAAAACACACGTTGGAGCTTTGGAACAGAATGGCGTTTGGGCTATCACGATGAACACGGTTACGAAACGGAAACGCATATTGGTAGATACATTGGAAAAAACCAATGGTTTATGCCATTTGTAGGTTTTGATTGGCGATATAGAGAACAAAATGGCGAAGTTGAAAAAAACATCTTCGGACAGACCAATACAAAAAACCAAAGAGCTGTTTTAAGTTTAGGAGCTGAATATACCTTACCATTGCTCGTGAGATTACAAGGCGAAGTTTTTACGGACGGAAATGTACGTTTTCAGTTAATGCGTGAAGACATTCCTATCTCGCCAAGATTGAGATGGGCATTTATGGTAAACACCGACAAAGAATATATGTCTGGTTTTAAATATATTATTACTCGAAATTTAGGAATTTCAACTCATTACGACAGCGATATGGGAATAGGATTTGGTGCAACATTAAATTATTAG
- a CDS encoding mannitol 2-dehydrogenase has product MKTPIQLQQQNLEEIESRMPVPNYNREADKTGIVHIGVGGFHRAHQAYYLHQLRQLGEASDWAICGIGLREADAKLYDIFNRQDHLYTLMIKHPDGKIEPEVIGSIVNFKMGVTDPESVIARMANANTRIVSLTITEGGYNFNPTTGEFNFDNPDIQHELRYPNEPITVYGFLTAALKRRRDKGLPAFTILSCDNIEHNGDMARKMLLAFAEVQDKGLAEWIAQEVRFPNSMVDRITPVTTQPDIETLAQDYGVQDAWPVTCEPFIQWVVEDKFSNGRPAFEKVGVQFVPDVGPYEKMKLRLLNAGHSVLGLLGALHGHSTINACIEDQTFKTYLRAYLDQEATPILGNIEGIDLEDYKDSLLERFANPNIKDSVSRICSESSAKLPKFLIATIHDNLATGGSIKFATLVIAAWCYYSDKAKNRHGHSIEIIDAMSTELHQAAKPTTTDPLAFIRQESLFGNLIKNERFTKLYAETVQKIYKDANIKRYMNEMI; this is encoded by the coding sequence ATGAAAACACCAATACAACTGCAACAACAAAATTTAGAGGAGATAGAAAGCCGTATGCCTGTTCCGAATTATAATCGCGAAGCAGATAAGACGGGTATCGTGCACATTGGTGTCGGTGGATTTCACCGTGCACATCAAGCTTACTATTTACACCAACTCCGGCAATTGGGTGAAGCTTCAGACTGGGCAATCTGCGGTATAGGCTTACGCGAAGCGGATGCTAAACTATACGATATTTTCAATAGGCAAGACCACCTGTATACGTTGATGATCAAACACCCTGACGGAAAAATTGAGCCCGAAGTCATCGGGTCGATAGTCAATTTTAAGATGGGTGTTACAGACCCCGAATCCGTAATCGCCCGTATGGCAAATGCCAATACTCGAATAGTCTCATTAACGATTACCGAAGGCGGATATAATTTTAACCCCACAACGGGGGAATTCAATTTTGACAACCCTGATATACAACACGAACTACGATACCCCAATGAGCCGATAACCGTTTATGGTTTTCTTACCGCTGCCTTAAAACGACGCCGCGATAAAGGGTTACCTGCTTTTACCATTTTGTCTTGCGACAATATTGAGCACAATGGCGATATGGCGCGAAAGATGCTTCTGGCCTTTGCCGAAGTGCAAGATAAGGGGTTGGCGGAATGGATAGCCCAAGAAGTCCGTTTCCCCAATAGTATGGTTGATCGCATTACACCGGTAACAACGCAACCAGATATCGAAACCCTTGCACAAGACTATGGTGTACAAGATGCCTGGCCCGTTACCTGCGAACCTTTTATACAATGGGTCGTTGAGGATAAATTTTCGAACGGGCGGCCCGCTTTTGAAAAAGTTGGTGTACAATTCGTGCCTGATGTGGGGCCTTATGAGAAAATGAAACTACGACTGCTCAATGCCGGGCATTCCGTATTGGGGCTTTTGGGAGCTCTTCACGGTCATTCTACCATCAATGCCTGCATAGAAGACCAAACCTTCAAAACCTATTTGCGGGCCTACCTAGACCAAGAAGCTACACCCATTTTGGGAAACATTGAAGGCATTGATCTGGAAGACTATAAAGACAGTCTATTAGAGCGTTTTGCCAACCCGAATATCAAAGACAGTGTCAGCCGTATTTGTTCGGAAAGCTCCGCCAAATTGCCCAAATTTTTAATTGCTACCATACACGATAATTTAGCGACCGGTGGCAGTATCAAGTTTGCAACCTTGGTTATTGCTGCTTGGTGTTATTATAGTGACAAAGCAAAGAACAGACATGGGCATTCCATCGAAATTATCGATGCTATGAGCACCGAACTACATCAAGCGGCCAAACCAACCACAACCGACCCCTTGGCCTTTATAAGACAAGAATCTCTTTTTGGTAACCTTATTAAGAATGAGCGGTTTACAAAGTTGTATGCAGAGACTGTTCAGAAAATTTATAAAGATGCCAATATCAAAAGGTATATGAATGAAATGATTTAA
- a CDS encoding purine-cytosine permease-like protein codes for MDTIEDYRQFENLEEEQLPVAKHKLHDWTHFAGLYAAEHVAATEFVIGATFVALGAKTMDIILGLLIGNILAVLSWRFITSPIAVDTRLSLYTYLNKIAGDSMTKLYNWANVIIFSVISAAMITVSSTAVRFAFDIPAQLNWYPTNAWFILIVFAVGIFVVSIALYGFNAVSEFSGICAPWLFVMFTSGAMVLLPALSLDVLDKTLPAGWADFITLGDQSIWTGINSDGAPGIGLVEVIGFGWAANTITHFGLIDMALLRFAKKKSYGYATSTGMMFGHYVAWIAAGIMGAGAAVILGKSIVELDPGDVAYYALGWSGFVIVIVAGWTTAITNLYRAGLAAQAIFNKHSRKKTTIVVGMVTVAIACFPFVFSQILPLLTYAGLLVVPVGAIVFTEHQIFPRIGFTRYWSSYRQLTFSMPAVASWGLGLVFGFGLNALDVISFYYLFIPTWFFTILLYTLLASRYGAKEKYTAEVKEEEVRKEMIQRFQEQQAKEEPVMAKDRSFFSIGLRFIAIAALVATLVLATNVMFGSATETEYVENRQLFYTYAFICTLIYFALAYWALQNGKSKKATP; via the coding sequence ATGGACACCATAGAAGATTACAGACAATTTGAAAACCTAGAAGAAGAACAATTACCGGTCGCCAAACATAAATTACATGATTGGACCCATTTTGCAGGACTATATGCTGCTGAGCATGTAGCAGCCACGGAGTTTGTTATTGGGGCGACCTTCGTGGCACTAGGCGCCAAGACTATGGATATCATTTTAGGTCTATTGATCGGTAATATCTTGGCCGTACTGAGCTGGCGATTTATCACCTCCCCTATTGCCGTTGATACGCGCTTAAGCCTCTATACCTATCTTAATAAGATTGCAGGTGATTCAATGACCAAGTTGTACAATTGGGCCAATGTCATCATCTTTTCGGTTATTTCAGCGGCAATGATAACGGTATCATCTACCGCAGTGCGTTTTGCCTTTGATATACCTGCCCAACTTAATTGGTACCCTACCAATGCCTGGTTTATTTTGATTGTCTTTGCTGTGGGCATCTTTGTGGTTTCCATTGCACTCTATGGTTTTAATGCGGTTTCCGAATTTTCCGGTATCTGTGCGCCTTGGCTCTTTGTAATGTTTACCAGTGGCGCCATGGTGCTCCTCCCCGCTTTGTCTTTAGATGTATTGGATAAAACCTTACCTGCAGGCTGGGCCGATTTTATAACCTTGGGAGACCAGTCCATTTGGACAGGCATCAATAGCGACGGCGCTCCAGGCATCGGATTAGTGGAAGTCATAGGATTTGGTTGGGCTGCCAATACCATAACTCATTTCGGATTGATCGATATGGCACTTTTGCGTTTTGCCAAAAAGAAATCGTACGGCTATGCCACCAGTACCGGTATGATGTTCGGCCATTATGTGGCATGGATCGCTGCCGGAATCATGGGTGCCGGTGCCGCTGTTATCTTAGGAAAATCTATCGTAGAGCTCGATCCGGGCGATGTGGCGTATTATGCTCTCGGCTGGTCGGGGTTTGTCATTGTTATTGTTGCGGGTTGGACGACCGCGATTACGAATTTATATAGGGCAGGATTGGCCGCACAAGCTATTTTCAACAAACATTCAAGAAAGAAGACAACCATTGTGGTAGGTATGGTCACCGTTGCCATCGCCTGTTTCCCCTTCGTATTTTCGCAAATATTGCCACTGCTCACCTATGCAGGGTTGCTGGTGGTTCCTGTGGGTGCGATCGTATTTACAGAACATCAAATTTTTCCTAGAATTGGCTTTACGCGCTACTGGTCTTCGTATCGCCAGCTGACCTTTAGTATGCCTGCCGTGGCCTCTTGGGGCTTGGGGCTTGTCTTCGGGTTCGGATTGAATGCCTTGGATGTGATATCTTTCTATTACCTGTTTATACCCACTTGGTTTTTTACAATCTTGCTGTATACACTGCTAGCGTCTCGGTATGGGGCGAAAGAGAAGTATACTGCTGAAGTCAAGGAAGAAGAAGTTCGAAAGGAAATGATTCAACGCTTTCAAGAACAGCAAGCAAAAGAAGAGCCTGTTATGGCTAAGGATAGGTCTTTTTTTTCTATAGGATTAAGATTTATTGCGATTGCCGCTTTGGTCGCCACCTTGGTGCTAGCTACTAATGTCATGTTCGGTAGTGCAACGGAAACGGAATATGTCGAAAATCGGCAACTCTTTTATACCTACGCCTTCATCTGTACCCTAATATATTTTGCGCTTGCCTATTGGGCACTGCAAAACGGAAAATCAAAAAAAGCTACACCATAA
- a CDS encoding transposase InsO family protein — MPWKEQTIMEQKIEFICEWRTGKYTITELCRAFKISRPTAYKIIARFENEGYEGLRELSRKPRGPHPNATNEKVVSRILELKEKHKAWGAKKLHTLLYKDFPDEIIPSVLTVHNILKKHGLVSPQKRLRRVKPIHPIFDPKHCNQVWSADYKGKFLMGNKIYCHPLTIADSKSRFVFTAKGHYKENLASAKAEFKRVFRKFGIPGQIHTDNGSPFGSVAAIQRFTRLSYWFIELGIMPVFSDPAQPQQNGRHERMHRDLKAACANPSAYDLKAQQRRLNSFVKEYNNLRPHEALNMKTPAYVHEFSARPFPERIPNFDYDSKMKVLKVTQNGAIRWKAYNWVYLSASLQGKHIGALDIGNGVWRVFYRNVFLGYFDEHVFRKKEQSVRLETNLV; from the coding sequence ATGCCTTGGAAAGAACAGACGATTATGGAGCAAAAAATCGAATTTATCTGTGAATGGCGAACTGGAAAATACACCATCACAGAGCTTTGTAGAGCCTTTAAAATCTCAAGACCGACGGCTTACAAAATCATTGCCCGGTTTGAAAACGAAGGCTATGAAGGGCTAAGGGAACTATCCAGAAAACCACGTGGCCCACATCCCAATGCCACCAATGAAAAGGTGGTGAGCCGCATTCTTGAATTGAAGGAAAAGCACAAGGCATGGGGAGCTAAAAAATTGCACACCTTGTTGTATAAAGATTTCCCCGATGAAATAATCCCATCGGTCTTGACCGTTCATAACATCCTCAAAAAACATGGATTGGTGTCGCCTCAAAAAAGGCTTAGAAGAGTCAAGCCCATACACCCCATCTTTGACCCAAAACATTGTAACCAAGTATGGAGTGCCGACTACAAAGGCAAGTTTCTTATGGGCAATAAAATCTATTGTCATCCCCTTACGATCGCAGACTCGAAGAGCCGCTTCGTATTTACCGCAAAAGGGCATTACAAAGAAAACCTTGCATCGGCCAAAGCAGAGTTCAAAAGGGTTTTCAGGAAATTCGGCATCCCCGGACAAATCCATACCGACAATGGAAGTCCTTTTGGTTCCGTGGCCGCGATTCAACGATTTACCAGGTTATCCTATTGGTTCATCGAACTCGGAATCATGCCCGTGTTTTCCGACCCGGCACAGCCACAACAGAACGGAAGACATGAACGTATGCACAGGGATTTAAAGGCCGCTTGTGCCAATCCTTCAGCTTATGACCTAAAAGCCCAACAAAGACGCTTGAACAGCTTTGTAAAAGAATATAACAACCTAAGACCGCATGAAGCATTGAACATGAAAACACCCGCCTATGTACACGAATTTTCAGCAAGACCTTTCCCCGAAAGAATCCCCAACTTTGATTACGATTCCAAAATGAAAGTCTTAAAAGTTACACAGAATGGAGCCATCAGATGGAAGGCCTACAATTGGGTTTACCTTTCCGCTTCGCTCCAAGGTAAACATATCGGAGCACTGGACATTGGCAATGGTGTTTGGAGGGTGTTTTATAGAAACGTATTTTTAGGATACTTTGATGAACATGTGTTTAGAAAGAAAGAACAATCAGTAAGGTTAGAAACTAACTTAGTGTAA
- a CDS encoding RES domain-containing protein, whose translation MTNFSSIELNSINALLNSLNEIGKFEMTEKTEAFIIEALTDLMPLTTHLVAHYNFKKIERITINRNILKTNKRIRNIDFLKYPPKEYVKSYGRCNLKNQSVFYGATLITTALSEMRPKVGDLITKSIWRNKTGHTFKICPIFLQQPTNNTFNPRTFELTQDFHNIIDKQYSGNMKEAVLNVSKFIAYQFGKIVNSKNHLNYIFSAFFSDKILNEFDNGSIEGILYPSVKEKLSFENIALKPDVFDKNFILDEVRETIVIKDPSDGGGGLMQLGISNSKDFDFDKKEILWSDTINQPKERMDFYKEAFELDLT comes from the coding sequence ATGACAAACTTTTCTTCAATCGAGCTAAACTCAATAAATGCATTATTAAATTCATTGAATGAGATTGGAAAATTTGAAATGACGGAAAAAACTGAAGCTTTTATTATTGAGGCTCTAACTGATTTAATGCCTTTAACTACTCATCTTGTTGCCCACTATAATTTTAAGAAAATTGAGAGAATTACGATAAATAGAAATATATTAAAAACAAATAAGCGAATTAGAAATATTGATTTCTTAAAATATCCACCAAAGGAATATGTAAAAAGCTATGGTAGGTGTAATTTAAAAAATCAAAGTGTTTTTTACGGAGCTACATTAATTACAACTGCGCTTTCAGAAATGCGACCAAAAGTTGGCGATTTAATTACTAAATCCATTTGGCGAAACAAAACAGGACATACATTTAAAATTTGCCCAATATTTCTTCAACAACCAACTAATAACACATTTAACCCAAGGACATTTGAATTAACACAGGATTTCCATAACATTATTGACAAACAATATTCTGGAAATATGAAAGAAGCAGTTCTCAATGTTTCAAAGTTTATAGCTTACCAATTTGGAAAAATTGTGAATTCAAAAAACCATTTGAATTATATTTTTAGCGCATTCTTTTCTGATAAAATCCTGAATGAATTTGATAATGGTAGTATAGAAGGAATTTTATACCCAAGTGTTAAAGAAAAATTGTCTTTCGAGAATATAGCCCTTAAACCAGACGTTTTTGATAAAAATTTTATTCTTGATGAAGTACGTGAAACAATAGTGATAAAAGACCCATCCGATGGCGGTGGTGGATTAATGCAACTTGGAATTTCAAACTCTAAAGATTTTGATTTTGATAAGAAAGAAATCTTATGGTCAGATACAATTAATCAGCCAAAAGAAAGAATGGATTTTTATAAAGAGGCGTTTGAATTAGACCTCACATAA
- a CDS encoding transposase has translation MNKYKETFGVDISKDVFDVHGSRKGHEQYKNDETGFKKYLKELPKGSLVVMEATGYYHYRLAQFLYKNDVIVSVVNPLSIKRFIQMRLAKVKTDKSDAKAICEYALVNEVSIYNALTDVQSECLQLFRLLDNYLKQRTATKNKIHGEVVLGIPSKFVYRSLIRNRKQLNKEVAAIESKILSLVKEDQQEQLTLLMSIPGIGQKTALFLIVVTDGFNKFETASQLCSYVGITPTIRESGSSVRGRARISKVGNRKLRNLLFLCSFNACKHNKACREVYERIVNKGKSKKLALIAVANKLLKQSFAIAKSGKPYDETYVSVLLR, from the coding sequence ATGAATAAATATAAAGAAACTTTTGGAGTCGACATCAGTAAAGATGTCTTTGATGTACATGGAAGTAGGAAGGGTCACGAGCAGTATAAGAACGATGAAACTGGATTCAAGAAATACCTTAAGGAATTACCCAAAGGTTCATTGGTCGTTATGGAAGCTACCGGATATTATCATTATAGGCTTGCACAGTTTCTTTACAAGAACGACGTAATCGTTTCGGTAGTAAATCCATTGTCGATCAAACGTTTCATTCAAATGAGACTTGCCAAGGTGAAAACGGACAAGAGCGATGCGAAGGCTATATGTGAATATGCCCTGGTCAACGAGGTGTCTATTTATAATGCCTTGACAGATGTTCAGAGTGAATGTTTACAGTTGTTCCGGTTATTGGATAACTATTTAAAACAACGAACGGCGACCAAGAACAAGATACATGGGGAGGTAGTTTTAGGTATACCCTCAAAGTTTGTTTATCGTTCCTTGATACGGAACAGGAAGCAGCTGAATAAAGAGGTAGCTGCAATCGAATCAAAGATTTTATCATTGGTAAAAGAGGACCAACAGGAGCAATTGACATTATTGATGTCAATACCTGGTATAGGTCAAAAGACAGCATTGTTCCTAATAGTGGTCACCGATGGTTTCAACAAGTTCGAAACGGCCTCGCAGCTTTGTAGTTATGTAGGTATAACCCCAACGATACGAGAGTCTGGGAGCAGTGTAAGAGGTCGAGCGAGAATAAGTAAGGTCGGTAATAGAAAGCTTCGTAACCTATTGTTTCTATGTTCTTTCAATGCTTGTAAACACAACAAGGCATGCAGAGAGGTATATGAGCGAATCGTGAACAAGGGCAAGAGCAAGAAACTGGCATTGATAGCCGTTGCCAACAAACTATTGAAACAGTCCTTTGCCATCGCAAAATCTGGCAAACCATATGATGAAACTTACGTATCTGTATTGCTGAGATAA